One genomic window of Cannabis sativa cultivar Pink pepper isolate KNU-18-1 chromosome 2, ASM2916894v1, whole genome shotgun sequence includes the following:
- the LOC133034114 gene encoding uncharacterized protein LOC133034114 — MKRFGKRGNLSPRYVGPFQLLDRVGSVAYRLALPPSLSGVHNVFHVSQLRKYVSDPSHVLSYETLGLQEDLFYNERPIKILDQKDTILRNKKITLVKVLWRNSMVEEATWELESDMREQYLELFE, encoded by the coding sequence ATGAAGAGATTTGGCAAGAGAGGGAATCTAAGTCCCAGATATGTTGGTCCATTTCAGCTATTGGACAGAGTAGGCAGTGTAGCTTATAGATTAGCTTTACCGCCATCATTATCTGGGGTGcacaatgtatttcatgtatctcaactccgaaaatatgtgtcagacccATCGCATGTTTTGAGCTATGAAACACTGGGTTTACAGGAAGACTTGTTTTACAATGAACGCCCGATAAAGATTCTTGATCAAAAAGATACAATTTTGAGAAATAAGAAAATTACCTTGGTGAAAGTCCTATGGAGAAACAGTATGGTGGAGGAAGCTACTTGGGAGCTAGAGTCTGATATGCGAGAACAATATCTAGAATTATTTGAGTAA